One genomic region from Paramicrobacterium agarici encodes:
- a CDS encoding GlsB/YeaQ/YmgE family stress response membrane protein, with product MNFIAFLILGLIAGVIAKLILPGRQGGGWIVTLILGVVGALLGGWLGNVIFGVGVDEFWSLSSWLLAIGGAIIVLLIWGLIFGRKRADA from the coding sequence ATGAATTTCATCGCATTTCTCATTCTCGGCCTCATCGCCGGAGTCATTGCCAAGCTGATCCTTCCTGGAAGGCAGGGCGGCGGATGGATCGTCACTCTCATTCTGGGAGTCGTCGGCGCCCTCCTCGGCGGATGGCTCGGAAACGTGATCTTCGGTGTGGGGGTCGACGAATTCTGGAGCCTATCCAGCTGGCTGCTGGCCATCGGCGGTGCGATCATCGTGCTGCTCATCTGGGGCTTGATCTTCGGCCGCAAGCGCGCTGACGCATAA
- a CDS encoding DEAD/DEAH box helicase, whose translation MPKNKKPAGGRPARNFDPDYVAKRRAQQAKKGPKPGSRSPGHRGYRSPEETPKKNRWDAAERAERAEQRRQGDRRFDRDDRPQRERFDEDRPKRHYERDDRPRRQFARDDRPRRDDRARDDRARRDDRGSRFARDDRPGRDDRRFDRDARPQRRSFDSDDRPRRSFERDSRPRRDDRSTRFNSDDRAQRRYERDDRPRRQFDRDERPQRRQFDRDDRPQRRFDRDSRPQRRDSFANRDAKPRFTPQDDVVLERLEADAIQASDVEGVSFSDLGLGGNIVRTLGELGAASPFPIQAATIPDVLAGKDVLGRGRTGSGKTIAFGAPLVERLMENKGGTKREMGRKPRALILAPTRELALQIDRTVQPIARSVGLFTTQIYGGVPQARQVGALKRGVDIVIGTPGRIEDLIEQGRLDLSDVKVSVLDEADHMCDLGFLEPVQRILRQTAPKGQKLLFSATLDTGVAALVNEFLVDPAVHEVAGEDQDSGTIDHRVLVALREDKVQLLTELADRDEKTLVFTRTRAYAEQLVDDLEDAGVRAVALHGDLSQGRRQRNLERLTSGRVKVLVATDVAARGIHVDDITLVIQADMPDEYKTYLHRSGRTGRAGKAGRVVTVIPRNRRRRMTEMLERAEIDAPIVDVFPGDDVVDEIAGRPTIADLTS comes from the coding sequence ATGCCCAAGAACAAGAAGCCCGCCGGTGGCCGTCCCGCCCGCAATTTCGACCCCGACTACGTCGCGAAGCGTCGTGCGCAGCAGGCTAAGAAGGGCCCGAAACCCGGAAGCCGCAGCCCAGGACACCGGGGATATCGCTCGCCGGAGGAGACTCCGAAGAAGAACAGGTGGGATGCTGCTGAGCGCGCCGAACGTGCGGAGCAGCGTCGCCAGGGCGACCGGCGCTTCGACCGCGACGACCGTCCGCAGCGCGAGCGCTTTGACGAAGATCGGCCGAAGCGTCATTACGAGCGAGATGACCGGCCGCGCCGCCAGTTCGCCCGTGATGACCGGCCGCGCCGCGATGATCGAGCTCGCGATGATCGAGCTCGCCGCGATGACCGCGGTTCGCGATTCGCGCGCGACGACCGACCGGGTCGCGACGACCGTCGATTCGACCGCGATGCTCGGCCTCAGCGTCGATCGTTCGACAGTGACGATCGCCCACGCCGCTCGTTTGAGCGGGACTCTCGCCCGCGGCGAGACGATCGCAGCACTCGTTTTAATAGTGACGATCGCGCGCAGCGTCGCTACGAGCGAGACGACCGCCCGCGCCGGCAGTTCGATCGGGACGAGCGTCCGCAGCGGCGTCAGTTCGACCGCGATGACCGTCCGCAGCGTAGGTTCGACCGGGACTCGCGCCCGCAGCGCCGCGACTCGTTCGCGAACCGCGACGCGAAGCCGCGCTTCACGCCGCAGGACGACGTTGTGCTCGAGCGGCTCGAGGCCGACGCCATTCAAGCCTCCGACGTCGAAGGTGTGAGCTTCTCAGACCTCGGTCTCGGCGGCAACATCGTGCGCACGCTCGGCGAACTGGGCGCAGCATCCCCGTTCCCTATTCAGGCTGCAACGATCCCCGATGTGCTCGCGGGCAAAGACGTGCTCGGCCGTGGCCGCACAGGAAGCGGCAAGACCATCGCGTTCGGTGCTCCTCTCGTTGAACGGCTCATGGAGAACAAGGGTGGAACCAAGCGCGAGATGGGCCGCAAGCCCCGCGCGCTCATTCTTGCTCCGACGCGCGAGCTTGCTCTGCAGATCGACAGAACGGTGCAGCCGATCGCCCGCAGCGTCGGACTCTTCACGACCCAGATCTACGGCGGCGTGCCGCAGGCGCGCCAGGTCGGCGCCCTCAAGCGCGGCGTCGACATCGTGATCGGCACACCGGGACGCATCGAAGACCTCATCGAGCAGGGCCGCCTTGACCTCTCAGACGTGAAGGTTTCTGTGCTCGACGAAGCCGACCACATGTGCGACCTCGGGTTCCTCGAGCCCGTGCAGCGCATTCTGCGCCAGACCGCTCCGAAGGGGCAGAAGCTGTTGTTCTCGGCAACGCTCGACACGGGCGTTGCGGCTCTCGTCAACGAGTTTCTCGTCGACCCCGCCGTGCACGAGGTCGCGGGTGAAGACCAGGACTCGGGAACCATCGACCACCGCGTGCTCGTCGCACTGCGCGAAGACAAGGTGCAGCTGCTCACCGAGCTTGCCGACCGTGACGAGAAGACCCTGGTCTTCACGCGCACGCGCGCCTATGCCGAGCAGCTCGTCGACGACCTCGAGGATGCCGGCGTGCGCGCCGTCGCCCTGCACGGCGATCTCAGCCAGGGGCGTCGCCAGCGCAACCTGGAGCGGCTCACGTCCGGTCGCGTGAAGGTGCTCGTCGCCACCGATGTCGCCGCGCGCGGCATTCACGTCGACGACATCACGCTCGTGATCCAGGCGGACATGCCCGACGAGTACAAGACTTACCTGCACCGCTCCGGCCGCACCGGTCGTGCGGGCAAGGCCGGTCGCGTCGTCACCGTGATTCCGCGCAACCGCCGTCGCCGCATGACCGAGATGCTCGAGCGCGCCGAGATCGACGCTCCGATCGTCGATGTCTTCCCCGGCGACGACGTCGTCGACGAGATCGCCGGGCGCCCCACGATCGCCGACCTCACGTCGTAG
- the panC gene encoding pantoate--beta-alanine ligase: MTQHGGLAALEAWRSGMEGTVALVPTMGALHEGHRQLIARAKQVADAVAVSVFVNPLQFGPDEDFDRYPRDLEADLAICRADNVDFVFAPTLDEMYPREPQVTVSAGRMGTVFEGAARPGHFDGVLTVVTKLFQLVHPDTAVFGQKDAQQLALVERLVTDLDLGVRIDAVPIVRDDDGLALSSRNRYLSAAERATALALPAAIDAARSEQSATEAQDAARRTLASAERQHPEFSVDYATLVERATFAECPPGFRGDAVLVIAARVGATRLIDNGALSFD; encoded by the coding sequence GTGACGCAGCATGGCGGCCTGGCGGCCCTTGAGGCGTGGCGCTCAGGCATGGAAGGCACCGTCGCGCTCGTTCCGACCATGGGAGCGCTGCACGAGGGTCATCGTCAGCTCATCGCGCGTGCAAAGCAGGTGGCGGATGCTGTCGCGGTGAGCGTCTTCGTCAACCCGCTGCAGTTCGGCCCAGACGAGGACTTCGACCGGTACCCGCGCGACCTCGAGGCGGACCTCGCGATCTGCCGCGCCGACAATGTGGACTTCGTGTTCGCGCCGACGCTCGACGAGATGTATCCGCGTGAGCCGCAGGTCACCGTGAGCGCGGGACGCATGGGAACCGTCTTCGAGGGTGCAGCGCGGCCCGGCCACTTCGACGGCGTGCTGACGGTTGTGACCAAGCTGTTCCAGCTCGTGCACCCCGACACGGCCGTTTTCGGCCAGAAAGACGCCCAGCAGCTGGCCCTCGTCGAGCGACTCGTGACCGACCTCGACCTCGGCGTGCGCATCGATGCCGTTCCGATCGTGCGCGACGACGACGGGCTCGCGCTGTCGAGCCGCAACCGCTACCTCAGCGCCGCCGAGCGCGCGACAGCCCTCGCGCTTCCCGCCGCGATCGATGCGGCACGTTCGGAGCAGTCAGCGACGGAGGCCCAGGATGCTGCGCGGCGCACGCTCGCGAGCGCTGAGCGACAGCATCCGGAGTTCTCCGTCGATTACGCAACGCTCGTCGAGCGGGCAACGTTCGCCGAGTGCCCGCCCGGCTTCCGTGGCGACGCTGTTCTCGTGATCGCTGCCCGCGTGGGCGCGACGCGCCTCATCGACAACGGCGCGCTCTCGTTCGACTGA
- the panB gene encoding 3-methyl-2-oxobutanoate hydroxymethyltransferase, with the protein MSEQTESEPAQPEPTQPGHAQPARREPATAETAPYAAAPRRRIRALDLQKAKREGRRWAMLTSYDQYTASLFERSGVEALLVGDSAANNVFGHDTTLPVTVDELIPLARAVTRATSRAIVIADLPFGSYEVSPEQAATTAIRFMKEAEVHAVKLEGGTRMADRVRAVVDAGIPVMAHVGFTPQSEHALGGYKVQGRGDAAQQLLDDAKAVVEAGAFAVVLEMVPAELAARVTAEVPVPTVGIGAGASCDAQVLVWQDMAGLRTGPVPRFVKRYANLDQVLGDAVRAYVSDVASGMFPESERDFS; encoded by the coding sequence GTGTCTGAGCAAACTGAGTCTGAGCCAGCGCAGCCTGAACCAACGCAGCCTGGGCACGCGCAGCCTGCCCGCCGAGAACCGGCCACAGCAGAAACAGCGCCGTACGCGGCTGCGCCGCGTCGCCGCATCCGTGCCCTTGATCTGCAGAAGGCGAAGCGCGAGGGTCGCCGGTGGGCGATGCTCACGAGCTACGACCAATACACGGCGTCGCTCTTCGAGCGGTCGGGCGTCGAGGCGCTGCTCGTGGGCGACTCGGCCGCCAACAACGTCTTCGGGCACGACACGACGCTGCCGGTCACTGTCGATGAGCTCATTCCTCTCGCCCGTGCCGTCACCCGGGCCACGTCGCGCGCCATCGTCATCGCCGACCTTCCGTTCGGCAGCTATGAAGTGTCGCCGGAGCAGGCTGCGACGACGGCCATCCGCTTCATGAAGGAGGCCGAAGTTCACGCCGTGAAGCTCGAGGGCGGCACGCGCATGGCTGACCGCGTTCGCGCGGTCGTCGACGCGGGCATTCCCGTCATGGCGCACGTCGGATTCACGCCGCAGAGCGAGCACGCACTCGGCGGGTACAAGGTGCAGGGCCGCGGCGACGCGGCACAGCAGCTTCTCGACGATGCCAAAGCCGTCGTCGAGGCCGGGGCATTCGCCGTCGTTCTCGAGATGGTTCCAGCCGAGCTCGCCGCGCGCGTCACGGCCGAGGTGCCGGTGCCGACGGTCGGCATCGGCGCGGGTGCGAGCTGCGACGCTCAGGTGCTGGTGTGGCAAGACATGGCCGGGCTGCGCACGGGACCGGTGCCGCGCTTCGTCAAGCGCTACGCCAACCTCGATCAGGTGCTCGGCGACGCCGTGCGCGCGTACGTGAGCGACGTGGCCTCTGGGATGTTCCCCGAATCTGAGCGCGACTTCTCGTGA
- the panD gene encoding aspartate 1-decarboxylase: MLRTVLTSKIHRATVTAADLDYVGSITIDSELMDASGLVDGEKVAVLDITNGARLETYVITGRAGAGDIEINGAAAHLVHPGDLVIVVAYGLVDETELQSHRPRIVHVDELNRITGLGSDPSEPAQGSVRSEASVGV; encoded by the coding sequence ATGCTTCGAACAGTGCTCACCTCGAAGATTCATCGCGCCACCGTCACCGCGGCCGACCTCGACTACGTCGGATCGATCACGATCGACAGTGAGCTTATGGATGCTTCGGGGCTCGTCGACGGCGAGAAGGTCGCCGTTCTCGACATCACGAACGGCGCGCGTCTTGAGACGTACGTCATCACCGGGCGCGCGGGTGCCGGTGACATCGAGATCAACGGCGCCGCTGCGCACCTCGTACACCCGGGCGACCTCGTGATCGTCGTGGCGTACGGGCTCGTCGACGAGACGGAGCTGCAGAGCCACCGTCCGCGCATTGTGCACGTCGACGAGCTCAATCGCATCACGGGTCTCGGCTCGGACCCGTCGGAACCGGCGCAGGGATCCGTGCGGTCGGAGGCGAGTGTCGGTGTCTGA
- the coaBC gene encoding bifunctional phosphopantothenoylcysteine decarboxylase/phosphopantothenate--cysteine ligase CoaBC: MRIVVGVCGGIAAYKVVGVIRTLVLRGHDVHVIPTDSALKFIGAPTFEAISRNPIATDLFDGVAEVKHVSLGQSADVILVAPATANTIAKIANGLSDDLLTNSILASTAPLVVAPAMHTEMWQNPATQHNVATLVDRGAHIVWPESGQLTGSDVGVGRLAEPESIIAGVVAAAGSRDLAGTRVIITAGGTREPIDPVRFIGNRSSGKQGVALAEAARDRGADVVLIGANLEVAPPVGVDFVPVSTVAELRDGVVSRSPDADIVVMAAAVSDYRPVTVATTKMKKDAEGDSFSIELTANPDILAELGQRQHPRPVLVGFAAETEADAGELIARGAGKAERKNADLIAVNRVDEGRGFGAADNEVTIVDRYGEVHARAAGSKREVADAILAAARGVRA, from the coding sequence ATGAGAATCGTCGTGGGAGTGTGCGGCGGGATCGCCGCGTACAAGGTCGTCGGCGTCATTCGCACTCTCGTGCTTCGGGGGCATGATGTGCACGTGATTCCGACCGACTCGGCGCTCAAGTTCATCGGGGCGCCAACGTTCGAGGCCATCAGCCGCAACCCCATCGCGACCGATCTCTTCGACGGCGTGGCCGAGGTGAAGCACGTCTCGCTCGGCCAGAGCGCCGACGTGATCCTCGTCGCACCCGCGACGGCCAACACCATCGCGAAGATCGCGAACGGCCTGAGCGATGACCTGCTGACGAACAGCATTCTCGCCTCGACCGCGCCGCTCGTCGTGGCGCCGGCGATGCACACCGAGATGTGGCAGAACCCCGCAACCCAGCACAACGTCGCCACGCTCGTCGACCGGGGCGCGCACATCGTCTGGCCCGAATCGGGGCAGCTCACCGGCAGTGACGTCGGCGTGGGTCGGCTCGCCGAGCCCGAGTCGATCATCGCGGGAGTGGTGGCAGCGGCCGGCTCACGCGATCTTGCCGGCACGAGGGTGATCATCACGGCCGGCGGCACCCGCGAGCCCATTGACCCCGTGCGCTTCATCGGCAACCGCTCGAGCGGTAAACAGGGCGTTGCGCTCGCTGAGGCTGCGCGCGACCGCGGTGCCGACGTCGTACTCATCGGCGCGAACCTCGAGGTCGCTCCTCCCGTCGGCGTCGACTTCGTACCGGTGTCGACGGTCGCCGAGCTGCGCGACGGCGTCGTCTCTCGCTCGCCTGACGCCGACATCGTCGTCATGGCCGCGGCAGTCTCCGACTACCGGCCCGTGACCGTCGCCACGACGAAGATGAAGAAGGATGCCGAGGGAGACAGCTTCTCGATCGAACTCACCGCCAACCCGGACATTCTCGCGGAGTTGGGTCAGCGACAGCATCCGAGACCCGTGCTTGTCGGCTTCGCCGCCGAAACCGAGGCGGATGCTGGCGAGCTCATCGCACGCGGAGCGGGCAAGGCAGAGCGCAAGAACGCCGACCTCATCGCCGTGAATCGTGTCGACGAGGGGCGGGGCTTCGGCGCCGCAGACAACGAGGTGACGATCGTCGACCGCTACGGAGAGGTGCATGCGCGAGCTGCTGGCTCGAAGCGCGAGGTTGCCGACGCCATTCTCGCGGCGGCGCGCGGGGTGCGAGCCTAG
- a CDS encoding cytochrome b/b6 domain-containing protein, whose translation MTTPDTAGMPGADEKRALFPRVRTGRRWLNLVWTIPAAVVVLLAVVAVGIGLRQLPGVEDFIAQHPGTVARAEPQGFPWWLRWQHFLNVIFLLPIMRSGLQVLAGRPRLFWKLGQRPGAEWLRMNGPVEPGARVSPRHDAVALPTQLGLPGTRRSTASARWWHLTCTMLWLLNGVVFYIVLFATGQWTRVVPTSLDVFPNAVSAVLQYASLDFPDQRSWVAYNGIQLLTYFITVFVAAPLAVLTGLLQSPRISKAVGAAHSRLFNAEAARSVHSIVLAWFVVFTIVHVALVLTTGAAENLNHITVGHTGTGPAGLVLFAVGVVVLAVLWAIASPVTNRWPGAVQAVAVRVLGPIARLF comes from the coding sequence GTGACGACCCCTGACACCGCCGGCATGCCCGGAGCCGATGAGAAGCGCGCGCTCTTTCCGCGCGTGCGCACCGGGCGACGGTGGCTCAATCTCGTCTGGACGATTCCCGCGGCCGTCGTCGTTCTGCTCGCGGTTGTGGCCGTCGGCATCGGCCTGCGTCAGCTCCCCGGCGTCGAGGACTTCATTGCACAGCATCCAGGCACCGTCGCACGCGCCGAGCCGCAGGGATTTCCCTGGTGGCTGCGCTGGCAGCACTTTCTGAACGTCATCTTCCTGCTGCCGATCATGCGGTCGGGACTGCAGGTTCTCGCCGGGCGGCCACGGCTGTTCTGGAAGCTCGGGCAGCGTCCCGGAGCCGAGTGGCTGCGCATGAATGGGCCGGTCGAGCCGGGAGCCCGCGTCTCTCCGAGGCACGACGCGGTAGCACTGCCGACGCAGCTGGGTCTGCCCGGCACGCGGCGCTCAACAGCATCCGCCCGCTGGTGGCACCTCACGTGCACGATGCTGTGGCTGCTCAACGGCGTCGTGTTCTACATCGTGCTGTTCGCGACAGGGCAGTGGACGCGCGTAGTGCCGACGAGCCTCGACGTGTTTCCCAACGCCGTGAGCGCTGTGCTGCAGTACGCGTCGCTTGACTTTCCCGACCAGCGGTCGTGGGTCGCGTACAACGGCATTCAGCTGCTCACGTACTTCATCACGGTGTTCGTCGCGGCACCGCTCGCCGTGCTCACGGGGTTGCTGCAATCGCCGCGCATCAGCAAGGCCGTGGGCGCCGCACACTCGCGCCTCTTCAACGCCGAGGCAGCGCGCTCGGTGCACTCGATCGTGCTGGCGTGGTTCGTGGTCTTCACGATCGTGCACGTCGCACTCGTGCTGACCACGGGCGCTGCCGAGAACCTCAACCACATCACCGTCGGGCACACGGGCACCGGCCCGGCGGGACTTGTGCTCTTCGCCGTCGGCGTCGTCGTGCTGGCCGTGCTCTGGGCGATCGCATCTCCCGTCACGAATCGGTGGCCCGGCGCCGTTCAGGCCGTAGCGGTGCGAGTGCTCGGCCCGATCGCTCGATTGTTCTGA
- a CDS encoding VOC family protein → MSTEIHTSAASGTHTTGGVPHGSTSLTPHIVVSPAEEAIRFYSSSFGARVVDVTRFGDVVAHAVLDFGTGMLTLSDPMESNALIVPDPERGHDYSMALYCADVDGVTERARAAGATIREEPSTFVSGDRFSSIVDPFGIRWSVMTRVEDLSPEESARRVEEWAKTQSA, encoded by the coding sequence ATGAGCACAGAAATACACACGTCAGCAGCATCCGGCACACACACGACAGGCGGAGTTCCGCACGGCAGCACGTCACTCACTCCGCACATCGTCGTGTCTCCGGCCGAGGAGGCGATCAGGTTCTATTCATCGTCGTTCGGCGCTCGCGTCGTCGACGTCACACGGTTCGGCGACGTCGTGGCGCACGCGGTTCTCGACTTCGGCACCGGGATGCTGACGCTCAGCGATCCCATGGAGTCGAACGCGCTCATTGTCCCCGACCCTGAGCGCGGCCATGACTACTCCATGGCGCTGTACTGCGCCGACGTCGACGGCGTCACCGAGCGAGCGAGGGCCGCCGGTGCGACGATCCGCGAGGAGCCGAGCACGTTCGTCTCGGGCGACCGGTTCAGTTCGATTGTCGATCCTTTCGGCATCCGCTGGTCCGTCATGACACGCGTGGAGGACCTCTCGCCAGAAGAATCAGCGCGGCGCGTCGAGGAATGGGCGAAGACTCAGTCCGCCTAA
- a CDS encoding AraC family transcriptional regulator — MTDAVQTPPRSRGHLNPGAAGVRFDRFALGAGMEALVRHVWLVTWSLPPGVARAQRVLSYPTVNIVFEPHTVALYGPDSRVDTRVLTGSGWAVGVLFRPAACVLLTHTEPRDLAHAAPLGEPVESAPWSSVSACLGESERGRLVGTLRSWLAPRADEIDDGGMLLNRVCAMAEGDEDIVRVDELAASVGVSVRTLERLSRARLGVSPKWLIECRRMQNAATRLYAGEAQDLSALAAELGFVDYAHFSRRYSTVLAETPDQTRRAGEESRR, encoded by the coding sequence ATGACGGATGCTGTGCAGACTCCGCCGCGCTCGCGAGGCCATCTCAACCCCGGCGCCGCCGGAGTGCGGTTCGATCGCTTCGCACTCGGGGCAGGCATGGAGGCGCTCGTGCGACACGTGTGGCTCGTGACGTGGTCGCTTCCGCCCGGCGTCGCCAGAGCCCAGCGTGTGCTCAGCTACCCGACCGTCAACATCGTGTTCGAGCCGCACACCGTCGCGCTGTATGGACCCGATTCTCGCGTTGACACTCGCGTGCTCACCGGGTCGGGGTGGGCCGTCGGCGTTCTGTTCCGGCCGGCCGCGTGCGTTCTGCTCACGCACACGGAGCCCCGTGATCTCGCTCACGCGGCTCCGCTCGGGGAGCCCGTCGAGTCTGCGCCGTGGTCGAGTGTGAGCGCGTGCCTCGGCGAGAGCGAAAGGGGCAGGCTTGTCGGCACTCTGCGGTCGTGGCTCGCGCCTCGCGCCGACGAGATCGACGACGGCGGGATGCTGCTGAATCGCGTGTGCGCCATGGCCGAGGGCGACGAGGACATTGTGCGCGTCGACGAGCTGGCGGCATCCGTGGGCGTCTCGGTGCGCACACTCGAGCGGCTCTCTCGCGCGCGGCTCGGAGTATCGCCCAAATGGCTCATCGAGTGCCGACGCATGCAGAACGCGGCAACGCGGCTCTACGCGGGCGAGGCTCAGGATCTCTCGGCGCTCGCCGCTGAGCTCGGCTTCGTCGACTACGCCCATTTCTCGCGCCGCTACTCGACGGTGCTCGCCGAGACTCCCGACCAGACGAGGCGCGCGGGGGAAGAATCGCGTCGCTGA
- a CDS encoding Rv2578c family radical SAM protein — MRWDAQKLSRSDGNALPGLAQPAGLVRSVQTPEFAGMTFHEVLAKSALNRVPGGSEMPFGWTINPYRGCSHACTYCFARPTHAYLELNAGEDFDRQVVVKTNVAEVLRRELARPSWRRDLVALGTNTDPYQRAEGRYRLMPSIIDALAQSRTPFSVLTKGTLLRRDIPRLEDAAQHVSVDVAMSIAVYDDELQSSVEPGTPTPTARLATVKAVRDAGLECGVFLMPILPYLTDSTEQLDDALRRVKEAGASYALFSTLYLKPGVKPWFMMWLQRQHPELMSRYNALYAEGAYAPKQYRAELAERVRPLLRAHGLERRRGVRFEEQPRTATPTVLPAPADAAQTLF; from the coding sequence ATGCGATGGGATGCTCAAAAGCTCTCGAGGAGTGACGGAAACGCTCTACCGGGTCTCGCTCAGCCTGCCGGTCTCGTGCGCTCGGTGCAGACACCCGAGTTCGCCGGCATGACCTTTCACGAGGTGCTCGCCAAGTCCGCGCTCAATCGTGTGCCTGGCGGCTCTGAGATGCCCTTCGGCTGGACGATCAACCCGTATCGCGGCTGCTCGCACGCGTGCACCTACTGCTTTGCCCGGCCGACGCACGCCTATCTTGAGCTCAACGCGGGCGAAGACTTCGACCGGCAGGTGGTCGTGAAGACCAACGTGGCCGAGGTTCTGCGTCGTGAACTCGCCCGACCATCGTGGCGGCGCGATCTTGTCGCACTCGGCACAAATACCGACCCCTATCAGCGCGCCGAGGGCCGCTATCGGCTCATGCCGTCGATCATCGACGCGCTCGCTCAGTCACGTACGCCGTTCTCTGTTCTCACCAAGGGCACGCTGCTGCGGCGCGACATTCCGAGACTGGAGGATGCCGCACAGCACGTGAGCGTCGATGTCGCGATGTCCATCGCCGTCTACGACGACGAGCTGCAGTCCTCCGTCGAACCAGGGACTCCCACGCCGACGGCGCGGCTCGCGACCGTGAAGGCGGTGCGTGATGCCGGGCTCGAGTGCGGCGTGTTTCTCATGCCGATCCTGCCCTACCTCACCGACTCCACGGAACAGCTCGACGACGCACTGCGCCGGGTGAAAGAGGCCGGCGCGAGCTACGCGCTGTTCTCGACGCTGTACCTCAAGCCGGGCGTGAAGCCGTGGTTCATGATGTGGCTGCAGCGACAGCATCCTGAACTCATGTCGCGGTATAACGCCTTGTATGCCGAGGGCGCCTACGCACCGAAGCAGTACCGCGCAGAGCTGGCCGAGCGCGTGCGACCGCTGCTGCGCGCACACGGGCTCGAGCGACGTCGCGGCGTTCGCTTTGAAGAACAGCCACGCACGGCCACTCCCACTGTGCTCCCGGCGCCCGCGGACGCGGCGCAGACTCTGTTCTAA
- a CDS encoding energy-coupling factor transporter transmembrane component T: protein MTVALPRRATGRYLHALNPLATIAGPLPAMLALVFTRDIATPVTFIALGYLLLLTGARLSTSRLVLLFIALPVAAAILAVGFSLWTDAGDLDHSTTLLRIGDYHLYLSAVEIGAATALRLVSIVVLALLTGLTSSGPDLVRSAVAHLRVPYRIGYAALASYRFVPRFRAELDVIRKAHRVRGTMGGRGPIAAVRRTIGYIVPLLASAIRHAERVSLSMDARAFGAHPSRTERYELPLRTRDAVFVVAFWAVTMVIFAGLLFF, encoded by the coding sequence ATGACGGTGGCTCTGCCTCGGCGTGCGACAGGCCGCTACCTGCACGCCCTGAACCCCCTCGCGACCATTGCCGGGCCCCTTCCGGCAATGCTCGCGCTCGTCTTCACGCGCGATATCGCGACGCCCGTCACGTTCATCGCGCTCGGATATCTGCTGCTGCTCACGGGCGCTCGCCTCAGTACGTCTCGGCTTGTGTTGCTGTTCATCGCTCTACCCGTCGCCGCAGCAATTCTCGCCGTCGGGTTCAGCCTCTGGACCGACGCGGGCGACCTCGATCACAGCACGACGCTGCTGCGCATCGGCGACTATCACCTGTACCTCAGTGCCGTCGAGATCGGAGCGGCGACCGCGCTGCGCCTGGTCAGCATCGTCGTGCTCGCACTGCTCACGGGTCTGACCTCGAGCGGTCCCGACCTCGTGCGCTCCGCGGTCGCGCACCTGCGCGTTCCCTACCGCATCGGCTACGCCGCACTCGCGTCCTATCGATTCGTGCCACGCTTTCGCGCGGAGCTCGATGTGATCCGCAAAGCGCACCGCGTGCGCGGAACCATGGGCGGTCGCGGCCCCATCGCGGCAGTACGACGAACGATCGGCTACATCGTGCCCCTGCTCGCGAGCGCGATCAGGCACGCCGAGCGCGTCTCGCTGTCAATGGACGCGCGGGCGTTCGGAGCGCATCCCTCGCGCACAGAACGCTACGAGCTCCCGCTTCGCACCCGCGATGCCGTGTTCGTCGTCGCGTTCTGGGCGGTGACGATGGTCATCTTCGCAGGTCTTCTATTCTTCTGA